One Lachnospiraceae bacterium C1.1 genomic region harbors:
- a CDS encoding transposase codes for MYLTVKQQVKHLSKEEYLTIKELCHTAKNLANEAIYNVRQYYFTEGEFLKYEKNYALLKNSPNYKSLNSNMAQQILKEVDGSFKSFFGLLKLAKQGKYTFKDCKLPHYLPKDGYTTLVIGFVRLNGNKLILPFSNSFKKLHKPVEITIPPVLLDKKVKEIRIIPKANARFFEIQYIYEAECAQRNLNKNNALALDLGINNLVTAVSSNGKSFIIDGKKLKSINQWFNKENARLQSIKDKQHYGKKTTNRQKAIARDRNNKVNDYMNKAARKIIDHCILNDIGILVVGYNETFQRGSRIGKQNNQNFVNIPYGQLRSKLEYLCELNGIVFVKQEESYTSKSSFWDKDDIPVYNADNPKEYQFSGNRIYRGLYKTASGKTFNADVNGALNIMRKSSVVDLSVLYGRGEVDTPVRIRIA; via the coding sequence ATGTATCTTACTGTAAAACAACAAGTCAAGCATCTGTCTAAGGAAGAGTATCTTACAATAAAAGAATTGTGTCATACTGCAAAAAATCTTGCTAACGAAGCTATTTACAATGTGCGACAGTATTACTTTACTGAAGGAGAATTTCTTAAATACGAAAAGAATTATGCCCTATTGAAGAATAGTCCTAACTATAAATCATTAAATTCCAATATGGCACAACAAATCCTTAAAGAAGTTGATGGTTCTTTCAAATCGTTCTTTGGACTTTTAAAACTGGCTAAACAAGGTAAATATACTTTTAAGGATTGCAAATTGCCACATTATCTTCCTAAAGATGGATATACAACACTTGTCATAGGTTTTGTAAGACTTAATGGAAATAAGTTAATACTTCCATTTTCTAACAGTTTTAAGAAATTACATAAACCTGTTGAAATCACAATACCACCTGTACTGCTTGATAAAAAAGTCAAAGAGATTCGTATTATACCTAAAGCTAATGCAAGGTTCTTTGAAATTCAGTATATTTACGAAGCTGAATGTGCCCAAAGAAATCTTAATAAAAACAATGCACTTGCTTTGGATTTAGGAATCAATAATCTCGTAACAGCTGTATCAAGTAATGGCAAGTCCTTCATTATTGACGGTAAAAAGCTTAAATCTATCAATCAGTGGTTCAACAAGGAAAACGCTCGCTTACAGTCTATTAAAGATAAACAGCATTACGGGAAAAAGACTACTAATAGACAAAAAGCGATAGCCCGTGATCGTAATAACAAAGTCAATGATTATATGAATAAAGCTGCTCGTAAAATCATAGATCACTGCATTTTAAATGACATAGGAATTCTTGTAGTTGGCTATAATGAGACATTTCAGCGTGGTAGTCGTATCGGTAAACAAAACAATCAGAATTTTGTCAATATTCCATATGGCCAGTTGCGTAGTAAGCTTGAATATCTCTGTGAACTTAACGGTATTGTGTTTGTAAAACAGGAAGAAAGCTATACGTCTAAATCCTCATTTTGGGATAAAGATGATATTCCTGTCTATAATGCTGATAACCCAAAAGAATATCAATTTAGCGGTAATAGAATATATCGTGGTCTTTACAAAACAGCGAGTGGTAAAACATTTAATGCCGATGTAAATGGAGCATTAAACATTATGCGTAAAAGTAGCGTTGTGGATCTTAGTGTCCTATACGGTAGGGGCGAAGTGGACACGCCCGTAAGAATAAGGATTGCCTGA
- a CDS encoding glycoside-pentoside-hexuronide (GPH):cation symporter, whose product MGTKEYKIGAQKYFAYGLGNFASQLSWTMVSTYLAVFYTDVFGLTTGAVAVLFLVAKIWDGINDPMMGEIMEHTHSKWGRFRPYIVIGAPLLVLFTILTFTVPNFESPYKLVYAYVTYIGLGMIYTMTNVPYQGLPAVMTTDGGKINRLMTSQMMGMVLGMIILNLGTLPLVNYLGGGDQKIGYQYTAALFAILALPMFWYCAAQCKETVVVHKEHQVPVRESMKLIIGNKNLMMVVLYTIANMTAMMGRIGVAVYFYMYVVKDFRFITLFMMMQMLVGAVVMPFSPKVIEKFGKKAVLYFSLIIQAAALLIMAFGPKTNIPFLIVCHVLYGAGYIAGPCGSIMLCESLDEMDLKTGVRTDGTAFSLNGLGSKIGSAVGSALGVAVIGWFGYQAGGEITSTVSLGINVAVNIVPACIFLLGIIPVAIYSLDEKKVPEIRRQLKVRNEKREEELVTGLETVEI is encoded by the coding sequence ATGGGTACAAAGGAATATAAGATTGGGGCGCAAAAGTATTTTGCGTACGGACTGGGTAATTTTGCTTCGCAGCTTTCGTGGACGATGGTAAGCACTTATCTGGCAGTTTTTTATACAGATGTATTCGGGCTGACGACGGGGGCAGTCGCAGTACTTTTTCTGGTTGCCAAGATATGGGATGGTATCAATGATCCTATGATGGGCGAGATAATGGAGCACACACATTCTAAATGGGGAAGGTTTAGACCGTATATCGTTATAGGTGCGCCGTTATTGGTTCTTTTCACGATACTTACATTTACAGTTCCGAATTTTGAAAGCCCTTATAAGCTCGTATATGCATATGTAACTTATATCGGTCTCGGAATGATATATACAATGACTAACGTTCCTTATCAGGGACTTCCTGCAGTAATGACGACAGATGGTGGAAAGATCAACAGGCTTATGACATCACAGATGATGGGCATGGTTCTTGGAATGATAATCCTGAATCTTGGAACACTTCCACTCGTTAATTATCTGGGCGGAGGAGATCAGAAAATCGGTTATCAGTATACGGCAGCATTATTTGCGATCCTTGCGCTCCCGATGTTCTGGTACTGTGCAGCACAGTGTAAAGAGACTGTAGTGGTTCATAAAGAGCATCAGGTTCCGGTAAGGGAATCCATGAAGCTCATTATTGGAAATAAAAATCTCATGATGGTTGTTCTATACACGATCGCAAATATGACAGCGATGATGGGCAGGATCGGAGTTGCCGTATATTTCTACATGTATGTTGTAAAGGATTTTAGATTTATCACTCTGTTTATGATGATGCAGATGCTCGTCGGTGCAGTAGTTATGCCGTTCTCCCCGAAGGTTATAGAAAAGTTTGGAAAGAAGGCAGTCCTTTATTTCTCACTCATCATACAGGCAGCGGCACTTCTGATAATGGCATTTGGACCAAAGACAAATATCCCATTCCTTATCGTGTGCCATGTTTTATATGGTGCCGGATACATAGCCGGTCCCTGCGGTTCCATAATGCTCTGTGAATCTCTTGATGAAATGGACTTAAAGACAGGAGTTCGTACAGATGGTACAGCATTTTCATTGAATGGTCTTGGCTCAAAGATCGGCTCGGCAGTAGGCTCCGCACTTGGTGTAGCTGTTATCGGCTGGTTTGGTTATCAGGCAGGCGGAGAGATAACTTCGACTGTATCCCTTGGAATCAATGTGGCGGTAAATATTGTTCCGGCTTGCATATTCCTGCTTGGGATCATTCCTGTGGCAATTTATTCACTCGATGAAAAGAAAGTTCCTGAGATCAGAAGACAGCTTAAGGTTAGAAATGAAAAGAGAGAAGAAGAGCTGGTGACAGGTCTTGAGACGGTTGAAATTTAA
- a CDS encoding helix-turn-helix domain-containing protein, translated as MNGELPIKYVRYESSIEKTVIDGECTHILYLIVGRFRLESEMTSTSYEAGDICYIAENSKFTLEPDGGCEFIHIAMDYDFVRQSIGDYRFIICDSVREPNNDYSQVRFITADIASMYAEDKVKYHLRILSLLYKIMDILKEDFSAEGIEEYDFSEKYLQRVREITNYIENNYSAAVTLETLAEKIYLTPQYLSSFFKKYLHCSFRDYLREKRLFHACRDLRYTDEAIGVIAHKNGFSSASVFGRAFSDAYGITPMQYRNDSRSRKKKYPESSRRIRNVSTANGIDIFIDDSEKRKLVINTRILNAGKAQNLTKSEFLERIGKCRKKLNIRYVRMQGVLSSAFIPKVTPEYTYYFSSLDRVLDSLYKMDLIPWIELSNMISISPENIFAKGGDSLDTYRFYGDRFFEMLEAVMAHVTRIFPRQWLARWVFEVWKSQRQSSEQYTDNIRRIRQIIKRYIPEATIGGIGFPINRDIDEFREILNDMKRADIRPDFVSIYGNMMITNGSGPALPTADAGRMTERVSAVREAATAEYGDIPLYMTEWNSFNLANMPIQQSCYQSAFVCKTVLELSELTDMSGYLYFKEDSSDTMSLMKSSTINNFWGLGLIDKNGIESPAYYSFIFLNQLGESLLERGENFCVTRGDDDSYRILLYGYAHVEPSRLLELNDESSFAEVYDLFEDYRTKRVRLKIEPAESGKYRIERYILNRNNGSVLDIWIDGMQSSNISEREYLSRIQPPLLHQLEYLQKICKPEYSVIYKEVDDNLTLEHELQAHEVCFYRITKLY; from the coding sequence ATGAATGGAGAATTACCGATCAAATATGTGAGATATGAGTCATCGATTGAGAAAACGGTAATTGATGGCGAGTGTACACACATACTTTATCTTATCGTAGGCCGGTTCAGACTTGAAAGTGAGATGACCAGCACTTCTTATGAAGCCGGTGATATCTGCTATATAGCGGAAAATTCCAAATTTACACTGGAGCCTGATGGGGGATGCGAATTTATACATATAGCAATGGACTATGATTTCGTCCGCCAGTCTATCGGGGACTATAGATTCATCATATGTGACTCTGTCAGGGAGCCGAATAATGATTACAGCCAGGTGCGCTTTATCACAGCGGATATAGCATCCATGTATGCTGAGGATAAGGTCAAATATCATCTAAGGATACTTTCTCTTTTATATAAGATCATGGATATCCTGAAAGAGGATTTCAGCGCTGAGGGAATAGAAGAATATGATTTTTCGGAAAAGTACCTTCAGAGAGTGCGGGAGATCACGAACTATATAGAAAACAATTACTCGGCCGCAGTTACATTGGAAACACTCGCTGAGAAGATCTATCTTACACCTCAGTATCTTTCATCTTTTTTCAAAAAATACCTGCATTGCAGCTTTAGGGATTACCTTCGTGAAAAGCGGCTGTTTCATGCGTGCAGGGATCTGAGATACACAGATGAGGCTATAGGCGTGATAGCGCATAAAAATGGATTCAGCAGCGCAAGTGTATTCGGAAGGGCTTTTTCGGATGCATATGGGATAACCCCGATGCAGTACCGGAATGACAGCAGGAGCAGGAAGAAAAAATACCCCGAGAGCAGCAGGCGTATCAGAAATGTTTCAACTGCAAATGGCATTGATATATTTATTGACGATTCAGAGAAAAGAAAGCTTGTGATCAATACCCGGATATTAAATGCGGGTAAAGCGCAGAATCTCACAAAGTCAGAATTTCTGGAACGGATCGGTAAATGCAGGAAGAAGCTGAATATACGCTATGTCAGGATGCAGGGTGTGCTGAGCAGTGCATTTATCCCAAAGGTCACACCTGAATATACCTACTACTTCTCATCTCTGGACAGGGTGCTGGATTCTCTTTATAAGATGGATCTGATTCCATGGATAGAGCTTTCAAACATGATATCCATATCGCCGGAAAATATTTTTGCAAAAGGCGGGGATAGTCTTGATACTTACAGGTTCTATGGCGACAGGTTCTTTGAAATGCTTGAGGCTGTGATGGCACACGTCACGAGGATATTTCCCAGACAATGGCTTGCCCGGTGGGTATTTGAGGTCTGGAAATCGCAGCGGCAGAGCTCTGAGCAATATACTGATAATATCAGAAGGATAAGACAGATAATAAAAAGATATATCCCCGAGGCAACAATAGGCGGGATAGGATTTCCGATAAACCGTGATATAGATGAATTCAGGGAAATACTTAATGATATGAAAAGGGCTGATATCAGGCCGGACTTTGTTTCTATATATGGGAATATGATGATAACAAATGGCAGCGGTCCCGCACTTCCTACAGCTGATGCCGGAAGAATGACTGAAAGAGTCAGTGCTGTAAGAGAGGCGGCTACAGCAGAATATGGCGATATTCCGCTGTATATGACGGAGTGGAATTCATTTAATCTGGCAAACATGCCAATACAGCAGTCCTGCTACCAGTCGGCATTTGTCTGCAAGACCGTGCTTGAACTTTCGGAACTGACAGATATGTCTGGCTACCTATATTTCAAGGAAGATTCATCGGATACAATGTCACTGATGAAGAGCAGCACTATAAATAATTTCTGGGGATTGGGCCTGATAGATAAGAATGGCATAGAATCACCGGCTTACTATAGTTTTATCTTTCTCAACCAGCTTGGGGAATCGCTGCTTGAGAGAGGGGAAAATTTCTGTGTTACCCGCGGCGATGATGATTCTTACAGAATATTGCTGTATGGCTACGCGCATGTAGAACCCTCCAGGCTGCTCGAGCTCAATGATGAAAGCTCATTTGCTGAAGTTTATGACCTGTTTGAGGATTACAGGACAAAACGCGTAAGGCTGAAGATAGAGCCGGCTGAAAGTGGAAAATACAGAATAGAGAGATATATACTTAACAGAAATAATGGAAGCGTGCTTGATATATGGATAGATGGCATGCAATCAAGCAATATTTCTGAGAGAGAATATTTGTCAAGAATCCAGCCGCCTCTGCTTCATCAGCTGGAATATCTGCAGAAAATATGCAAGCCTGAATATAGCGTGATATATAAAGAGGTTGATGACAATCTGACGCTGGAACATGAGCTTCAGGCACATGAAGTATGCTTTTACAGGATCACAAAGCTATATTGA
- a CDS encoding IS3 family transposase, translating to MYSYEQRKKAVELYFQYDHSLRAVQVELGYPNSVKSIRNWVNEFQHDEDLHRNMVRSCKYSEEQRKKAVEYYLEHGKNVNRTCRILGYPSRTLLTQWIIEDVPQEQHNCRKGSPLVKYCKEDKEAAVLEMCSSTSAVQSIADELGVSRAALYDWKSRLLRKGDEHSMAKKRKTVDNNKTIEELTSERDQLTSKVNELQQQIYRLQLEKDVLEKAAEIIKKDQGISLIKLTNKEKAIVIDALREKYTVKELLSVFHMAKSSYCYQSSAIKKPDKYKKEREAIRKSFSDSKGAYGYRRIHCEITADGSVISEKVVRRLMKEEKLIVKSIRKKKYNSYMGEISPAVKNIISRDFHAEKPNVKWLTDITEFHIPAGKIYLSPIIDCFDGLPVSWTIGKHPDAELVNTMLDMAISTLKSDEKPIVHSDRGAHYRWPGWIERMENAGLTRSMSKKGCSPDNSACEGFFGRLKNEMFYGRCWDNVSIDQFITELDDYIHWYAENRIKISLGGMSPIQYRKRLGLIAA from the coding sequence ATGTACTCATACGAACAACGAAAAAAAGCCGTAGAATTATATTTTCAGTATGATCATAGCTTAAGGGCTGTTCAGGTGGAGCTGGGATATCCAAATAGTGTTAAATCAATCAGAAACTGGGTTAATGAATTTCAACATGATGAAGATCTTCATAGAAATATGGTTCGTTCCTGCAAGTATTCAGAAGAACAACGAAAAAAAGCTGTAGAGTATTATCTCGAACATGGTAAGAATGTAAACCGGACATGCCGTATTCTTGGTTACCCCAGTCGTACACTTCTTACACAATGGATTATTGAAGATGTTCCGCAAGAACAACATAATTGCCGTAAGGGCTCACCTTTGGTAAAATATTGCAAGGAAGATAAGGAGGCGGCTGTTCTTGAGATGTGTAGCAGCACATCTGCGGTTCAAAGTATTGCAGATGAACTCGGTGTAAGCAGAGCGGCTTTATATGATTGGAAAAGCCGTCTTCTTCGCAAAGGAGACGAGCATTCAATGGCGAAGAAAAGAAAGACTGTTGACAATAATAAGACTATTGAGGAGTTGACTTCCGAGCGAGATCAACTCACTTCTAAAGTAAATGAATTGCAGCAACAGATTTATAGACTTCAATTAGAAAAAGACGTTCTTGAAAAAGCCGCTGAAATAATAAAAAAAGACCAGGGCATCAGTCTCATAAAACTGACAAATAAAGAGAAAGCCATAGTGATTGATGCCCTAAGAGAAAAATATACGGTTAAGGAATTATTGTCAGTATTCCATATGGCAAAAAGCAGCTATTGTTACCAATCAAGCGCAATAAAAAAGCCTGATAAATACAAAAAAGAACGAGAAGCAATACGCAAATCCTTTTCTGATTCAAAAGGTGCTTATGGGTATAGGCGGATTCATTGCGAGATCACAGCAGACGGATCAGTCATTTCGGAAAAAGTAGTCCGCCGACTTATGAAGGAAGAAAAGCTAATAGTAAAAAGCATCCGAAAGAAGAAGTATAATTCATACATGGGAGAGATTAGTCCGGCAGTAAAAAATATTATAAGCAGAGATTTTCATGCTGAAAAACCAAATGTGAAATGGCTGACGGATATCACAGAGTTTCATATTCCTGCTGGAAAAATATACCTATCTCCCATTATAGATTGTTTTGATGGACTGCCTGTTTCATGGACAATAGGTAAACATCCGGATGCAGAGCTGGTCAATACAATGCTTGATATGGCAATCAGCACCTTAAAATCTGATGAAAAACCTATAGTACATTCTGACCGTGGCGCACACTACCGTTGGCCGGGATGGATTGAACGGATGGAAAACGCGGGATTAACAAGATCTATGTCAAAAAAGGGGTGCTCTCCTGATAATTCTGCCTGTGAGGGATTCTTTGGAAGACTTAAAAACGAAATGTTTTATGGCCGTTGTTGGGATAATGTATCAATAGACCAATTTATAACCGAACTTGATGACTATATTCACTGGTATGCTGAAAACAGAATCAAAATATCACTTGGTGGGATGAGTCCAATCCAGTATAGAAAGAGATTAGGGTTAATAGCAGCTTGA
- a CDS encoding DUF6033 family protein, with amino-acid sequence MKIDNSTYNTFSVISSREILKNQKTEHNVQAETETILDGYHELCKKYPEVTFRLSDVSNYTVDGPNFGYKDSMNQVGENFGYLSQYSLEIDAKVIEKMQNDPTYKERLLYEINFIKDNYKSFRQSAVDSGDISMFVSLTDNGGNFQLSRTQTGYRIPTEDEIRNGIIDTEYKDFKDNYLKRFEKKKNDLIDNFMKMVSEHSNNSVIK; translated from the coding sequence ATGAAAATAGATAATAGCACATATAATACTTTTTCTGTTATTTCTTCCAGAGAAATTTTAAAAAACCAAAAAACGGAACATAACGTACAGGCAGAAACTGAAACTATTTTAGATGGCTATCATGAACTTTGCAAAAAATATCCTGAGGTTACTTTCAGACTGTCAGATGTCAGTAATTACACAGTTGATGGTCCAAATTTTGGTTATAAAGACAGTATGAACCAGGTAGGTGAAAATTTTGGATATTTATCTCAGTATAGTCTGGAAATAGATGCAAAAGTAATTGAAAAAATGCAAAATGACCCCACATATAAAGAAAGGCTTCTTTATGAAATAAATTTTATAAAGGATAATTATAAATCTTTCCGTCAGTCAGCTGTTGACAGTGGTGATATAAGCATGTTTGTTTCATTGACGGATAATGGAGGAAATTTCCAGCTTTCAAGAACACAGACCGGTTACCGGATTCCAACTGAAGATGAGATCAGAAATGGCATAATTGATACTGAGTATAAAGATTTTAAGGATAATTACCTGAAAAGATTTGAAAAGAAAAAAAATGATCTGATAGATAATTTTATGAAAATGGTATCTGAACACAGTAATAACTCAGTGATAAAATAA
- a CDS encoding flavodoxin codes for MKKKISVLAAVLLAIGLTACGNNKGQAANDTVQTIQAESSKKVETTDHTDEEAQQVVTSEAASNTYDETVEDTSSEEAKDSDENGVLVVYFSATGTTKDVAEKIAGITSADTYEIKAAEEYSDADLNWNDSNSRSTKEQNDSSVRPEIGSETVSLDGYTTIYIGYPIWWGEEPRIMDTFAESYSFDGITMIPFCTSSSSGIGRSGQNLADKAGSGTWLDGKRFGAGASEDEIKSWIEGLQ; via the coding sequence ATGAAGAAAAAGATATCAGTACTTGCAGCTGTTTTATTAGCAATTGGTCTTACAGCATGTGGGAATAACAAGGGTCAGGCGGCGAATGATACAGTTCAGACTATACAGGCTGAGAGTTCTAAGAAAGTGGAAACTACAGACCATACTGATGAGGAAGCACAGCAGGTCGTGACAAGTGAAGCTGCTTCAAACACATATGATGAGACGGTGGAAGATACTTCTTCGGAAGAGGCAAAGGACTCCGATGAAAATGGTGTTCTTGTTGTATATTTCTCTGCAACTGGAACCACAAAGGATGTTGCGGAAAAGATTGCAGGAATCACAAGTGCAGATACATATGAGATTAAGGCAGCAGAGGAGTATTCCGATGCTGACTTAAACTGGAATGATTCAAACAGCCGTTCAACCAAGGAACAGAATGATTCATCCGTAAGACCGGAGATAGGAAGTGAAACTGTATCTCTTGACGGCTATACAACCATTTATATCGGATATCCAATCTGGTGGGGAGAAGAGCCCCGCATCATGGATACATTTGCGGAGAGCTATAGCTTTGATGGCATTACCATGATTCCGTTTTGCACTTCAAGTAGCAGCGGAATAGGAAGAAGTGGTCAGAATCTTGCGGATAAAGCAGGTAGTGGTACATGGCTTGACGGAAAACGCTTTGGAGCAGGAGCATCTGAGGACGAAATCAAATCCTGGATTGAGGGTTTACAGTAA
- a CDS encoding carboxymuconolactone decarboxylase family protein: protein MVEKIVQTAGREQLGEFAPMFAHLNDDVLFGGVWNEEAIDVKTKCIITVVSLMASGITDSSLSYHLQNAKAHGVTKEEIAAIITHATMYVGWPKGWAVFRIAKEVWNEAVPELTEKDRYQNSICFPIGDPNPYGEFFVGQSYLAPVSTEQVPVFNVTFEPGCRNNWHIHHAKSGGGQVLICIGGRGYYQEWGKEAVEMTPGKVINIPAEVKHWHGAAPDSWFSHLAIEVVGEETSNDWLEAVSDEDYGKLK from the coding sequence ATGGTAGAAAAAATCGTACAAACCGCAGGAAGAGAACAGCTTGGAGAATTTGCGCCAATGTTCGCGCATTTAAACGATGACGTGCTTTTCGGTGGAGTGTGGAATGAAGAGGCCATTGATGTAAAGACAAAATGCATCATTACAGTGGTTTCACTTATGGCATCAGGCATCACAGATTCATCGCTATCATATCACCTTCAGAATGCGAAGGCTCACGGAGTTACAAAGGAAGAGATTGCGGCTATCATAACCCATGCCACCATGTATGTAGGATGGCCTAAGGGATGGGCAGTATTCCGTATTGCTAAGGAAGTCTGGAATGAAGCAGTTCCTGAACTGACAGAAAAGGACAGATATCAGAATTCTATATGCTTCCCTATTGGAGATCCTAACCCTTATGGAGAGTTCTTTGTTGGACAAAGTTATCTTGCTCCTGTTTCAACGGAACAGGTACCTGTATTTAATGTGACTTTTGAACCGGGATGCCGAAATAACTGGCATATCCATCATGCAAAAAGCGGTGGTGGACAGGTGCTGATTTGTATCGGTGGAAGAGGTTACTATCAGGAATGGGGTAAAGAAGCAGTGGAGATGACTCCCGGTAAGGTGATTAACATCCCTGCTGAAGTTAAGCATTGGCACGGAGCAGCACCGGATTCATGGTTCTCTCACCTTGCAATCGAGGTTGTCGGGGAAGAAACAAGCAACGATTGGCTGGAAGCTGTATCGGATGAAGACTATGGCAAATTGAAATAG
- a CDS encoding aldo/keto reductase: MKYTKLGNSELNVSRICMGCMGFGDATSGQHSWTIDEEHSREIIKRGLDLGVNFYDTAIAYQSGTSEQYVGRALRDFANREDVVVATKFLPRTPEEMEKGITGQQHIENMINTSLQNLGMDYVDLYIYHMWDWNTDIYDIMDGLNRIVKAGKARYIGISNCFAWQIAKANALAEKEGFAKFVSIQGHYNLIFREEEREMVPYCEEENIALTPYSALASGRLSRKPGEGDTKRAAQDTYAKLKYDATKEQDDVIIGRVAELAEKHGVTMTEVSLAWLITKVTSPVVGATKLHHIEGAAKAVDLELTDEELTYLEELYVPHPLAGVMAQNKRTDASKKHVWTTGAQKILGGEK, translated from the coding sequence ATGAAATATACAAAACTTGGAAATTCAGAATTAAATGTATCCCGTATATGCATGGGCTGTATGGGATTTGGAGATGCGACGAGTGGACAGCACAGCTGGACAATTGACGAAGAGCATTCCAGAGAGATTATAAAGAGAGGTCTTGACCTTGGAGTTAATTTCTATGATACTGCAATCGCTTATCAAAGCGGAACCAGTGAGCAGTATGTAGGACGAGCACTTAGAGATTTTGCAAATCGCGAGGATGTGGTTGTAGCGACCAAATTTCTTCCGAGAACACCGGAGGAGATGGAAAAGGGTATTACCGGTCAGCAACACATAGAAAATATGATAAACACAAGCCTTCAGAACCTTGGAATGGACTATGTGGATCTGTATATCTATCACATGTGGGATTGGAATACAGATATCTATGATATTATGGATGGCTTGAACCGTATCGTAAAAGCAGGCAAGGCAAGATATATTGGCATTTCTAATTGTTTTGCATGGCAGATCGCAAAGGCTAATGCTCTGGCAGAAAAAGAAGGTTTTGCAAAGTTTGTTTCAATCCAGGGACATTATAATCTGATCTTCCGTGAAGAAGAGCGTGAAATGGTGCCTTATTGTGAAGAGGAAAATATCGCACTGACTCCTTACAGTGCATTGGCAAGCGGAAGGCTTTCCAGAAAGCCGGGTGAGGGCGATACCAAGAGAGCTGCCCAGGATACCTATGCTAAGCTTAAATACGATGCTACTAAAGAGCAGGATGATGTGATCATAGGTCGCGTGGCAGAGCTTGCAGAAAAACATGGTGTAACTATGACAGAAGTATCCTTGGCATGGCTCATTACTAAGGTAACATCACCTGTGGTGGGAGCGACCAAGCTTCATCACATAGAAGGTGCAGCAAAAGCTGTTGACCTGGAGCTTACTGATGAAGAACTTACTTATCTGGAAGAGCTATATGTGCCTCATCCGCTTGCAGGAGTCATGGCACAGAATAAAAGAACTGATGCATCAAAGAAACATGTTTGGACTACAGGTGCACAGAAAATATTAGGAGGCGAGAAATAA
- a CDS encoding flavodoxin, which translates to MAGKTLVAVFSASGITKKVGEEIAGIAGGDFFEIVPKEIYTDDDLNWMNKQSRSSVEMNEPSARPEIAGTVSDMVSYDKVIIGFTIWWGVAPRIIETFLESYDFSGKTVIPFCTSGGSGVGRSDEELHKNVKDDVKWEKGIQINRPDETAIKKWLDEVL; encoded by the coding sequence ATGGCAGGAAAAACTTTAGTAGCTGTATTTTCAGCAAGCGGTATAACTAAAAAAGTAGGAGAAGAGATTGCTGGTATCGCAGGTGGGGATTTCTTTGAAATTGTTCCAAAGGAAATATATACAGACGATGACCTTAACTGGATGAACAAACAGAGCAGGAGCAGTGTTGAGATGAACGAACCTTCTGCGAGACCTGAGATTGCAGGGACGGTATCAGATATGGTTTCATATGACAAAGTTATTATAGGATTCACAATCTGGTGGGGAGTGGCTCCAAGAATCATTGAGACCTTCCTTGAAAGCTATGATTTCAGTGGAAAGACAGTCATTCCTTTCTGCACATCCGGAGGAAGCGGTGTAGGAAGAAGTGATGAAGAACTTCATAAGAATGTAAAGGATGATGTGAAGTGGGAAAAGGGCATACAGATCAATCGCCCGGATGAGACTGCAATTAAAAAGTGGCTTGATGAAGTACTGTAA
- a CDS encoding flavin reductase family protein encodes MAKKNIGATLALYPCPVIVVGAMVNDKPTWTLVAHAGTVAHTHLMVSLLQAHYINKGIRENKKLSVNVVDESWLAKADKMGTISGNKEDKSEAFAWTMGENGAPIIDEAKVSIECEVDGNYELENFDHFICKILATYADETVLSEQGKIDYHTFKPVLFEFPTYEYFVTGEKVGNCGKMN; translated from the coding sequence ATGGCAAAGAAAAATATTGGAGCAACACTTGCATTATATCCATGTCCTGTGATCGTGGTTGGGGCAATGGTAAATGATAAACCCACGTGGACACTGGTGGCACATGCAGGAACTGTGGCACACACTCATCTGATGGTGTCCCTGTTACAGGCTCACTATATTAATAAGGGTATCCGCGAGAATAAAAAACTCTCCGTAAATGTTGTGGATGAGTCATGGCTTGCAAAGGCTGATAAGATGGGAACAATCAGCGGAAATAAAGAAGATAAGTCTGAAGCTTTTGCCTGGACAATGGGTGAAAACGGAGCACCTATCATTGATGAGGCCAAAGTTTCCATTGAATGTGAAGTTGATGGCAACTATGAACTGGAAAACTTTGATCACTTTATCTGCAAGATCCTTGCTACCTATGCTGATGAAACTGTTTTAAGCGAGCAGGGTAAGATTGATTACCATACCTTTAAGCCGGTATTGTTTGAATTCCCGACCTATGAGTATTTTGTTACCGGAGAAAAGGTCGGAAACTGTGGAAAGATGAACTGA